A part of Thermoplasmata archaeon genomic DNA contains:
- a CDS encoding DNA topoisomerase VI subunit B: MVIAEELAKKQRAISIAQFFEKNKQILGFDSLQKSLIMAVKESVDNALDACEEAEILPEIEVVLKNVGKDEYYLSVEDNGPGIIRKEIPKIFGQFLYGSKFFSMQQARGQQGIGISAVVLYSQITSGKPITVTSKTKESDVAYQIKMFIDTKENRAATVSEDVVIVSKEHGLKIEFYMKGKYVKGKQSIIEYLKNSAIVNPHAKIKFTDPDGSVIIFDRVTNKIPAPPKETKPHPLGLEIGDILELAKNTKHKTLTSFLSGEFSKVSNKIAAEICTMTKLDPGMDPSALKLVDAKNILESFKQTKLLPPSSESLSPIGENLIKKGLKNVLGSYKPSFYAIPVSRKPAIYHGNVFIVEAGMVYGGDLPKEEQVSIMRFANKVPLLYQAGACAITKAVSDMDWRKYGFEQKSGTGIPSGPAIVLVHVASTKVPFTSESKEAIAEVPEIIDEIKLALRDLARQIRTFLTKKEIKAKLSEKFFLVQKILPQIALKSATILNKPVPKLEPIITQIMNVVWIDEDIEESKDIVKVTVRVSNFTAEEKKFKLYADLPEGKVLEGSVDKDCKIDPENDSIEWEISIKSLEQKVLKFTLSNIIAGTYKESTYYVEGINPVYVVGAEPLPGDWNIEDLKAIIADDSEMEEDENDEL, translated from the coding sequence ATGGTAATTGCAGAAGAGCTGGCAAAAAAGCAGAGAGCGATCTCAATAGCACAATTTTTCGAAAAGAACAAGCAGATTTTAGGGTTTGACTCGCTTCAAAAATCGTTGATCATGGCTGTAAAAGAAAGCGTTGATAACGCTCTGGATGCTTGTGAAGAGGCAGAAATATTGCCAGAAATTGAAGTGGTTTTAAAAAACGTGGGTAAAGATGAATATTACCTTTCTGTAGAAGATAATGGACCAGGTATAATAAGAAAAGAAATCCCAAAAATATTTGGCCAGTTTCTGTATGGCTCCAAGTTTTTCTCGATGCAGCAAGCTAGGGGGCAGCAGGGGATCGGTATTTCTGCAGTGGTATTATATTCTCAGATTACATCCGGCAAGCCCATAACAGTTACCTCTAAAACAAAGGAATCTGATGTGGCGTATCAGATAAAAATGTTTATTGACACCAAAGAGAACCGGGCAGCAACAGTGTCTGAAGATGTTGTCATAGTTTCTAAAGAGCATGGGCTAAAAATAGAATTTTATATGAAAGGAAAATACGTAAAAGGAAAACAGTCAATAATTGAATATTTGAAAAACAGTGCAATAGTAAATCCACATGCAAAGATCAAGTTTACAGACCCTGATGGTTCAGTTATAATATTTGATCGTGTAACGAACAAGATTCCAGCTCCGCCAAAAGAGACAAAACCACATCCTCTAGGGTTAGAGATCGGGGACATTTTAGAGCTTGCAAAAAACACAAAACATAAAACACTTACAAGTTTTCTCAGTGGCGAGTTTAGTAAGGTAAGCAACAAAATAGCAGCTGAAATATGTACCATGACAAAATTAGATCCTGGCATGGACCCTTCTGCTTTAAAACTTGTAGATGCTAAAAATATATTGGAATCTTTCAAGCAAACAAAGCTTTTGCCACCCTCTTCAGAATCTCTCTCTCCAATCGGAGAAAACCTGATCAAGAAAGGCTTAAAAAACGTATTGGGCTCATATAAACCAAGTTTTTACGCTATACCTGTTTCCAGAAAACCAGCAATATATCACGGTAACGTGTTTATAGTGGAAGCGGGAATGGTGTATGGCGGAGATCTGCCAAAAGAAGAACAGGTTTCAATAATGCGATTTGCAAATAAGGTGCCTCTGCTATATCAAGCAGGAGCCTGTGCCATCACTAAGGCAGTATCTGACATGGATTGGAGAAAATACGGATTTGAACAAAAAAGTGGTACAGGTATACCGTCAGGGCCTGCAATAGTATTGGTACATGTTGCATCTACCAAAGTTCCATTCACATCTGAATCAAAAGAGGCAATAGCAGAAGTGCCTGAAATTATAGATGAAATAAAGCTTGCATTGAGAGATCTTGCCCGGCAGATTCGTACGTTTTTAACAAAGAAAGAGATCAAGGCAAAGTTATCGGAAAAGTTCTTTCTAGTTCAAAAGATATTGCCACAGATTGCACTTAAAAGTGCCACTATATTAAATAAGCCGGTTCCAAAGCTAGAACCGATAATTACCCAGATAATGAATGTAGTTTGGATTGATGAAGATATTGAAGAGTCAAAGGATATAGTAAAGGTTACTGTTCGAGTATCAAATTTCACGGCTGAAGAAAAAAAATTCAAGCTATATGCAGATTTACCTGAAGGCAAGGTGCTGGAGGGCAGTGTAGATAAGGACTGCAAGATAGATCCTGAAAATGATTCTATAGAGTGGGAAATATCAATAAAGAGCCTAGAGCAGAAAGTTTTAAAGTTTACGCTTAGCAATATTATAGCTGGTACTTACAAAGAAAGCACATATTACGTTGAAGGCATAAATCCTGTATATGTAGTAGGTGCTGAGCCGTTGCCAGGAGACTGGAATATAGAGGACTTAAAGGCGATTATTGCTGACGATAGCGAAATGGAGGAAGATGAAAATGACGAACTATGA
- a CDS encoding DNA topoisomerase IV subunit A, which produces MTNYDDALKALERLVSDIYEDMNAGKIPKMSLEARNKYNINFDLRSGVWVLGDSKITRSAKKLDGAYTLLRTMYLLEFIKEMIEQSKSSTLREMYYISEGWNLAKFHTQDESNRLAEDIEIVTKYMREDFKLRPEEDGATVIGNLTLEEINRKGIPRKINCRDDVGDAGYTIPYNVESDKIKFKDVDADFVIAIETGGMFDRLVENRFDENFKAILVHLKGQPARSTRRLIKRMNTELKLPIVIFTDGDPWSFRIYASVAYGAIKTAHISEYLATPSAEFIGITANDILNYKLPTDNLNDKDIDALNAEKTDPRFNTAFWKDEIELMLKIGKKAEQQALAKYGLNYVTDTYLPEKLGSIGL; this is translated from the coding sequence ATGACGAACTATGACGATGCTTTAAAAGCATTGGAGCGATTGGTATCGGATATATATGAAGATATGAATGCCGGTAAGATTCCAAAGATGAGTCTTGAAGCCAGAAACAAATACAACATAAATTTTGATCTTAGATCCGGAGTGTGGGTTCTCGGAGATTCTAAAATAACCAGGTCTGCAAAAAAGTTGGACGGTGCATATACGCTTTTAAGAACAATGTACCTTCTAGAATTCATAAAAGAGATGATCGAGCAAAGCAAGTCTTCAACACTGAGAGAGATGTACTATATCTCTGAAGGCTGGAATCTTGCAAAATTTCATACACAGGATGAGTCTAACAGACTTGCTGAAGATATTGAAATCGTTACTAAATACATGCGGGAAGATTTTAAGCTGAGGCCTGAAGAAGATGGGGCCACGGTAATAGGAAACCTTACATTAGAAGAGATAAACAGGAAGGGAATCCCTCGAAAAATAAACTGCCGTGATGATGTGGGTGATGCAGGATATACAATACCCTACAACGTAGAGTCTGATAAAATAAAGTTTAAGGATGTGGATGCGGATTTTGTAATAGCCATTGAAACGGGTGGTATGTTCGACAGACTTGTAGAAAATAGATTTGATGAAAACTTTAAAGCCATCCTGGTGCATTTAAAAGGACAGCCTGCAAGAAGCACTAGAAGGCTTATTAAAAGAATGAATACTGAACTTAAGTTGCCGATTGTAATATTCACTGATGGAGATCCATGGTCTTTCAGGATCTATGCTTCAGTTGCATACGGTGCAATCAAGACCGCGCATATATCTGAGTATCTGGCTACGCCCAGTGCTGAATTCATAGGTATAACGGCTAATGATATATTGAACTATAAGCTTCCTACAGACAATCTTAATGACAAAGACATAGATGCGCTCAATGCTGAAAAGACAGACCCAAGATTTAACACTGCTTTCTGGAAAGATGAGATTGAACTGATGCTCAAAATCGGCAAAAAAGCAGAACAACAGGCTTTAGCTAAATATGGATTAAACTACGTTACAGATACTTACCTGCCTGAAAAATTAGGGAGCATAGGACTATAA
- a CDS encoding TldD/PmbA family protein: MLDLAENIVKKLQMQGIDEVSVIIEERDQKQIRFSNNEIDIYKNWIDSEISLFLAKGKKTLSTIIKDFNKIDEQLATFVKLVNQVPDNDDFYGLNSKKQTYRAHVPDLKLKELDDLAYYAKNAINGALEKNAKRVSGTIYHTFEKIYLATNYNSVYDELVNFEISVRAFNEFNAPGASVFMTADHRQLREIDPYDVGQEAGDFAEMVQNPVEGKEGKLDILFHPLCFGSLVTDAMNMASAFQVDSGMSFFADKIGKKVASEKLTLYDDPTFEQGVGFRLFDDEGTATRKNTIIKDGVYKTHLHSYSTAKKFGTETTGNAGIVFPGAWQPVIQEGKESETDILANMKRGLYILNTWYTRYQDYRNGDFSTIPRDGIFYVEDGEIVESWKGIRISDNILKILNNIDSISVDREQVKWWDTVMPSILPYVLVKDVNITKAK; this comes from the coding sequence ATGTTAGATCTTGCCGAAAATATTGTGAAAAAATTACAAATGCAAGGTATTGATGAAGTTTCGGTCATTATTGAAGAGAGAGACCAGAAACAGATCAGATTTTCTAATAATGAAATTGATATTTACAAAAATTGGATAGACTCAGAGATTAGTTTGTTTTTAGCAAAAGGAAAAAAAACTTTGAGCACCATCATCAAAGATTTCAATAAGATCGACGAACAGTTAGCAACGTTTGTAAAGCTGGTAAATCAGGTCCCGGACAATGATGATTTTTATGGTTTAAACAGTAAAAAGCAAACTTACAGGGCGCATGTTCCGGATCTAAAACTGAAAGAACTAGATGATCTTGCATATTACGCTAAAAACGCGATTAATGGAGCTCTAGAAAAAAATGCAAAACGAGTTTCCGGAACAATATATCATACTTTTGAAAAGATATATCTTGCTACCAATTACAATAGCGTATATGATGAGCTGGTCAATTTTGAAATTTCAGTGAGAGCATTCAACGAGTTCAATGCTCCTGGCGCGAGTGTGTTTATGACCGCAGATCACAGGCAGTTGAGAGAGATTGACCCGTATGATGTTGGCCAAGAGGCCGGAGACTTTGCAGAAATGGTGCAAAATCCGGTAGAGGGTAAAGAGGGTAAGTTGGACATACTGTTTCACCCGCTCTGTTTTGGATCTTTGGTGACAGATGCAATGAACATGGCGTCAGCATTTCAGGTAGATTCAGGCATGAGCTTTTTTGCGGACAAAATTGGGAAAAAAGTGGCATCAGAAAAACTTACATTATATGATGATCCAACATTTGAGCAGGGTGTGGGATTCAGACTATTTGACGATGAGGGTACAGCTACAAGAAAAAACACCATAATAAAAGATGGAGTTTACAAAACGCATCTGCACAGTTATTCAACCGCCAAGAAATTTGGCACGGAAACTACTGGAAATGCAGGCATCGTGTTTCCCGGAGCTTGGCAACCGGTGATACAGGAAGGAAAAGAGAGCGAAACTGATATTCTGGCGAACATGAAGAGAGGCTTATACATTCTAAATACCTGGTACACGAGGTATCAAGATTACAGAAATGGCGATTTTTCGACTATTCCGAGAGATGGGATATTTTATGTTGAGGATGGCGAAATAGTAGAGTCATGGAAAGGGATCAGAATCAGCGACAATATACTGAAAATTCTGAACAATATAGACTCTATTAGCGTTGACAGAGAACAGGTAAAATGGTGGGATACCGTAATGCCATCTATACTGCCATACGTGCTGGTTAAAGATGTGAATATTACAAAAGCAAAGTAA
- a CDS encoding TldD/PmbA family protein, giving the protein MYEELLKKLEKKVKYADIRKQRYKISDLVMKNGVVSGVGYTEEEGIAIRVLNHGIGYVTTNKLDESYLAGLADKAIKFASSINRGDLKFSEEPVYNEKWSVEETIKIKDFSNEDKLQYLKDVEAEMTSLKVPMRIQSIRDKIVETEYINTEGTAISSILPSVSYFCMMGVMENGNFEQSSIEYGRTGGYEAWKEWNIIDRVKDEINVLKKVAKSKKIPEGKVDLVAGPEVAGIVAHESGGHPSESDRIFGREAAQAGESFIRPDMIGDRVGSDIVNVVDDPTYEHSYGYYKYDDEGVKARKRYLYKNGKINEFLTNREYAARLGTNSNAAARSSWWDQEPIVRMSTTYIEPGEQSVEELIEDIKYGVYMNSFTEWNIDDIRFNEKYIGREAYLIENGEIKETIKRPVLEITTTGFYGAIDAISKDFKLFAGTCGKGDPMQGVDVLMGGPHLRLRDVYLR; this is encoded by the coding sequence ATGTATGAAGAGCTTTTAAAAAAACTGGAAAAAAAAGTAAAATATGCAGATATACGAAAACAGCGGTACAAAATATCTGATTTGGTAATGAAAAATGGGGTGGTTAGCGGAGTAGGTTACACGGAAGAAGAGGGCATTGCCATTCGAGTTTTAAATCATGGAATTGGATATGTGACCACAAACAAACTTGATGAAAGTTATCTTGCAGGACTTGCTGATAAAGCGATTAAGTTTGCTTCTTCCATAAATCGCGGCGACTTAAAATTTTCTGAAGAACCTGTATACAACGAGAAATGGAGCGTGGAAGAAACCATAAAAATAAAGGATTTTTCGAATGAAGATAAGCTTCAATATCTAAAAGATGTAGAGGCAGAGATGACCTCTTTAAAGGTACCTATGAGGATACAATCGATAAGAGACAAGATTGTAGAAACAGAGTATATTAATACAGAGGGTACTGCGATTAGTTCCATATTACCTTCAGTTAGCTATTTTTGTATGATGGGAGTTATGGAAAACGGAAACTTTGAACAGTCTTCGATAGAATACGGGAGAACTGGGGGATATGAGGCATGGAAAGAATGGAATATTATAGATCGTGTTAAAGATGAAATTAATGTTTTAAAGAAAGTGGCGAAAAGTAAGAAAATACCAGAGGGAAAAGTAGATCTAGTAGCTGGGCCTGAAGTTGCTGGAATTGTTGCACATGAATCAGGAGGGCATCCTTCAGAGTCAGATCGTATATTTGGCAGGGAAGCAGCACAGGCAGGGGAGTCTTTTATCAGGCCTGATATGATTGGAGATAGAGTAGGTTCAGACATTGTTAATGTGGTAGATGACCCAACATACGAACATAGTTATGGATACTATAAATATGATGATGAAGGCGTTAAAGCCAGAAAAAGGTACCTTTACAAAAATGGCAAAATAAATGAATTTTTAACAAATAGAGAATATGCAGCTAGGTTGGGGACAAATAGCAATGCTGCAGCCAGATCTTCATGGTGGGACCAAGAGCCAATCGTGAGAATGAGCACTACATATATAGAACCCGGAGAACAGAGTGTTGAAGAGCTTATTGAGGATATTAAGTATGGAGTCTACATGAACTCATTTACAGAATGGAACATTGATGATATCAGATTTAATGAAAAATACATAGGTCGCGAAGCGTACTTGATAGAGAACGGAGAGATTAAAGAGACAATCAAGAGACCTGTTCTTGAAATAACTACCACTGGATTCTACGGAGCTATAGATGCCATTAGCAAAGATTTTAAGCTTTTTGCAGGAACATGTGGCAAAGGAGATCCTATGCAGGGTGTTGATGTTTTGATGGGTGGGCCCCATCTGAGATTAAGAGATGTTTATTTGAGGTGA
- a CDS encoding CBS domain-containing protein, protein MNKKIKDIMSKSPVTATAEDTLSTLLNKMKDYDVREVPVIDEKGTLKGYLDYKTIAKRKNISLYSRVMNMMIHPSFLKDSDDMDIAIEMMVNSGLRALPVVNNNKKLLGIVSITDIISQLKDSDEFSDLSIEDIMIANPAVLNKEQSIFDALNFMDKWDELSAPVVDDNNKLVGMVHMPDITKIIWRDKERIQYGTYKGQKEKIEMKIKDIMSTPVKVSKNSTVKDVLNVLAQSKTDMCIIVDRENNPVGIITQKDILDQAYNGKNEKGVFVQITGLESSDPEPYNIVYEMIEKFLNRINKYSKFKPQLMTFHVEIHKPEGEEVKYSVRAKLQTDKKTFFYTDYDWNMYKLFKNVLDRLERNIRKEKERTEEKRVQVRGE, encoded by the coding sequence ATGAACAAAAAAATAAAGGATATTATGAGCAAAAGCCCAGTTACTGCTACTGCTGAAGATACTTTGTCTACGCTTTTGAACAAAATGAAAGATTACGACGTTAGAGAAGTGCCAGTAATAGATGAAAAAGGCACATTGAAAGGATACTTAGATTACAAGACCATTGCCAAAAGAAAAAATATTTCTCTGTATTCCAGAGTCATGAATATGATGATACACCCAAGTTTTTTAAAAGATAGCGATGATATGGATATAGCAATAGAGATGATGGTAAACAGTGGCTTAAGGGCTTTGCCCGTAGTTAATAACAACAAAAAGCTCTTAGGGATAGTATCCATCACAGATATAATATCTCAATTAAAAGATTCTGACGAATTTTCAGATTTGAGCATTGAAGACATCATGATAGCAAATCCAGCAGTATTAAATAAAGAACAGAGCATATTTGACGCCTTGAATTTTATGGATAAATGGGATGAATTAAGTGCACCTGTTGTTGACGATAACAATAAACTTGTTGGTATGGTTCACATGCCTGATATCACAAAGATAATCTGGAGAGACAAAGAACGAATTCAGTATGGAACTTACAAAGGCCAGAAAGAAAAGATAGAAATGAAGATCAAAGATATTATGAGCACTCCTGTGAAAGTATCTAAAAATTCAACTGTGAAAGATGTTTTAAATGTATTAGCACAATCAAAGACTGACATGTGCATAATAGTTGACAGAGAAAACAACCCGGTAGGGATAATAACGCAGAAAGACATTCTTGACCAGGCATACAATGGAAAAAATGAAAAAGGGGTATTTGTACAGATTACAGGTCTTGAAAGCTCAGATCCGGAGCCATATAATATCGTATACGAGATGATCGAAAAGTTCTTGAACCGAATAAACAAATACAGCAAGTTTAAGCCACAGTTAATGACATTTCATGTAGAGATCCACAAGCCGGAGGGCGAAGAGGTAAAATACAGTGTTCGTGCAAAATTACAGACAGATAAAAAAACATTTTTTTACACTGACTATGACTGGAACATGTACAAATTGTTTAAAAATGTATTAGATAGATTGGAGAGAAATATAAGAAAAGAGAAAGAGCGTACAGAGGAAAAACGTGTGCAAGTCAGAGGCGAGTGA
- a CDS encoding site-2 protease family protein gives MNYYLIFLIILIFWFGFLYVINSYLKNNKNFSLYGPALLFKTERGKRFIEKISRYRIWKRYGDFGIILSFVIMFSTLALLVWEATLVPLIPKSSAPSPIEALGLPGINPLIPIWYGLLAIIIAVVIHEFSHGILTKTQKMKINSLGILFFIIPVGAFVEPDEEELSKAPRLKRMRVYAAGATTNIVVATIAALLFLSLFSGVTPISHGAVITSVYSDPFNNLNTGMEITNFNGTSINSTMQFNSVMVSPGSKVNATVFYNNNFHNFELYAGVIIVNVLAGTPAADSGLKSGELIKNINNVTIYNPQILANFLDSSVSGEMINISLLQYSSTGIIQISKSVTLMDKYAYYSQNDPAANNNSYKGHGFLGISSSYLGVAMMNVSLIPAIMSNPVGPITVQNLFHGFLLFISLPFLGLAPLSGSLTSLYITPFYAPLFWIIVNIIYWIFWLDLMLGMTNLLPAIPLDGGYLFRDAFSGFLHRMNLKIKNFDRAANIITGTLSVLILFLILWEFIGPRIL, from the coding sequence ATGAATTATTATTTAATTTTTTTGATTATTTTAATATTCTGGTTTGGATTTTTATATGTTATAAATTCTTATTTAAAAAATAATAAAAATTTTTCATTGTATGGCCCTGCGCTTCTGTTTAAAACTGAAAGAGGAAAAAGATTTATTGAGAAGATATCAAGATATAGAATATGGAAAAGATATGGTGATTTTGGAATAATACTGAGTTTTGTCATTATGTTTAGTACACTAGCATTACTGGTCTGGGAGGCTACACTGGTACCTTTAATTCCAAAATCAAGTGCGCCATCACCCATTGAGGCACTGGGCTTACCCGGCATAAACCCTTTAATTCCTATATGGTACGGACTTTTAGCCATAATTATAGCAGTAGTGATTCACGAGTTTTCACATGGAATACTTACTAAAACTCAAAAAATGAAGATCAATTCGTTGGGCATATTATTTTTCATAATTCCTGTTGGTGCTTTTGTAGAACCTGATGAAGAAGAACTTTCAAAAGCGCCGAGATTAAAAAGAATGAGAGTATATGCTGCCGGCGCAACAACAAATATCGTTGTGGCCACAATAGCAGCTTTGCTGTTTCTATCATTATTCAGCGGTGTGACTCCCATATCTCATGGTGCAGTAATTACTTCCGTTTATTCAGATCCTTTTAACAATTTAAACACAGGAATGGAAATAACTAATTTTAATGGCACTTCTATAAACTCCACGATGCAGTTCAATTCAGTAATGGTTAGTCCAGGATCAAAAGTAAATGCAACTGTATTCTATAATAATAATTTCCACAATTTTGAGCTCTATGCCGGGGTAATAATAGTCAATGTTCTAGCTGGCACACCTGCTGCAGATTCAGGCTTAAAATCTGGAGAGCTTATAAAAAATATAAATAATGTCACTATTTACAATCCTCAAATACTTGCCAATTTTCTGGACAGCAGCGTGTCTGGCGAGATGATTAATATATCTTTATTGCAGTATTCAAGTACTGGCATTATACAGATTAGCAAATCTGTTACATTGATGGATAAATATGCATATTACTCTCAGAACGATCCTGCCGCAAATAACAATTCATATAAAGGTCATGGCTTTTTGGGCATATCCTCTTCATATCTGGGGGTAGCAATGATGAATGTGAGTTTGATTCCTGCTATTATGTCTAATCCGGTCGGCCCAATTACCGTGCAGAACCTATTTCATGGTTTTTTATTGTTTATTTCACTCCCTTTTCTTGGGCTTGCGCCTCTATCTGGCTCTCTTACTAGTTTATATATCACCCCTTTTTATGCTCCTCTTTTCTGGATCATTGTTAACATAATTTACTGGATCTTTTGGCTTGATTTAATGCTGGGCATGACCAATTTGTTACCTGCTATACCTCTTGATGGCGGATACCTGTTTAGAGATGCATTTTCTGGGTTTTTGCACAGGATGAATTTAAAAATAAAAAATTTTGACAGAGCTGCCAATATCATAACAGGAACATTATCTGTATTGATTCTATTTTTGATTTTATGGGAGTTTATAGGCCCAAGAATTTTATAA
- a CDS encoding TATA-box-binding protein, whose amino-acid sequence MGNESKINIENIVASTTLAEKLDLSKIALALDGSEYEPEQFPGLIYRLTEPKTAVLIFRSGKVNCTGAKDLDSVKLTIQTIVKKLKSADIDVYDEPEIIVQNIVAVYDLNAELNLTDIAMSLGLENVEYEPEQFPGLVYRVEDPKVVLLLFGSGKVVCTGAKKEEEILEAVAKLKKELTKVGFL is encoded by the coding sequence ATGGGCAATGAAAGTAAGATAAATATTGAAAATATCGTAGCTTCAACTACCCTTGCAGAGAAACTGGATCTTAGCAAGATCGCTTTGGCTCTTGACGGTTCAGAATACGAACCTGAGCAGTTTCCAGGGTTAATATATAGATTAACTGAACCTAAAACTGCTGTATTAATATTTAGAAGTGGCAAAGTAAACTGCACTGGCGCCAAAGATTTAGATAGCGTAAAATTAACAATTCAGACCATTGTTAAAAAGCTTAAAAGTGCAGATATAGATGTGTATGATGAACCTGAGATAATTGTTCAGAACATAGTGGCAGTATATGACCTAAATGCAGAACTTAACTTAACGGACATTGCAATGTCGCTGGGCCTAGAAAATGTAGAATATGAACCTGAGCAGTTTCCAGGACTGGTTTATAGAGTAGAGGATCCAAAGGTTGTGCTATTGCTGTTCGGATCAGGAAAAGTCGTATGTACTGGCGCTAAAAAAGAAGAAGAGATATTAGAAGCAGTGGCGAAACTTAAGAAAGAATTAACAAAAGTAGGGTTCTTATAA
- a CDS encoding 4-hydroxybenzoate octaprenyltransferase, with protein MASNFDPGAAKSSTKKIVLFFRFIRVEHTLFSLPFAYIGSFLALHNIPTLAQFLLIAIAVFGARTGGMAMNNLADRNIDRLNPRTKDRPTATGIISAKDTIYFIIFSYLLFELSTYFLNSLSFKLSPFVVLIGIIYPYSKRFTSNAHLFMGLNNGIAPVGGWIAVSNSFDPRSLFLFFAVMLWVAGFDIIYSLMDEDFDRSNHLHSFPVLFGKKRSLYISLFFHILTISLLITFYLTYPLSIYYIILIIIIAILLFYQHYLVNLKLENIERAFNINLYIAILLFFSIFLGVFL; from the coding sequence ATGGCCTCTAACTTTGATCCTGGTGCTGCTAAAAGTAGCACTAAAAAGATCGTTTTATTTTTCAGGTTTATAAGGGTTGAGCATACTTTATTTTCATTACCTTTCGCATACATCGGCTCTTTTTTAGCGTTACATAATATCCCTACACTCGCGCAGTTTTTATTGATTGCTATTGCAGTGTTTGGGGCAAGAACCGGTGGAATGGCAATGAATAATTTAGCAGATAGAAACATAGACAGATTAAATCCAAGGACAAAAGACAGACCTACTGCTACCGGGATCATTTCAGCCAAGGATACAATATATTTTATAATTTTCAGCTATTTATTATTTGAACTGTCTACTTATTTTTTAAATTCACTGAGTTTCAAGCTATCTCCATTTGTTGTGTTGATTGGTATCATATATCCGTACTCAAAGAGATTTACTAGCAACGCGCATTTGTTTATGGGGTTGAATAATGGCATAGCTCCGGTTGGTGGGTGGATTGCAGTTTCTAACTCTTTTGATCCTAGAAGCCTGTTTTTATTTTTTGCTGTAATGCTCTGGGTTGCAGGCTTTGACATTATTTATTCTTTAATGGACGAAGATTTTGATCGTTCAAATCATTTACATTCTTTTCCAGTCTTATTTGGCAAAAAAAGATCTTTATACATATCCTTGTTTTTTCACATTTTAACGATTTCATTATTAATAACATTTTATTTGACCTATCCTCTCTCTATATATTATATTATTCTTATAATTATAATAGCAATACTATTATTTTATCAACACTACCTTGTTAATTTAAAACTTGAAAATATAGAAAGGGCTTTTAATATTAATCTGTATATTGCAATACTGCTATTTTTTTCTATATTTCTTGGAGTTTTTTTATAG